From Triticum urartu cultivar G1812 chromosome 2, Tu2.1, whole genome shotgun sequence, a single genomic window includes:
- the LOC125536844 gene encoding uncharacterized protein LOC125536844 → MAAVLQLCVDELCLVYHIAAATKWPKRLTDMLQHDKLFTFAGFSIESDKEKLKLSGMEINPNKFIDIQRKWRVPYTGKEYDSLTDVAASVIHPFYKGMKNKINT, encoded by the exons ATGGCGGCAGTCCTGCAGTTGTGCGTCGACGAACTCTGCTTGGTGTACCACATCGCAGCGGCCACAAAATG GCCCAAGCGCCTGACCGACATGCTGCAGCATGACAAGTTGTTCACATTTGCCGGTTTCAGCATTGAAAGCGACAAAGAGAAGCTGAAGTTGTCCGGTATggagatcaaccccaacaagTTCATCGACATTCAGCGCAAGTGGAGAGTTCCATACACCGGAAAAGAGTACGACTCCTTGACTGATGTTGCAGCCAGCGTCATCCACCCATTCTACAAAGGCATGAAGAACAAGATCAACACGTAG